In Limimonas halophila, the following are encoded in one genomic region:
- the argH gene encoding argininosuccinate lyase gives MMSDDPTANDEQPSAIWGGRFTGGPAAAMRAINPSIGFDQRLYAEDIDASKAHSAMLAHQGIIAEADDAAIRDGLETIRREIEAGTFTFSAALEDIHMNVEARLTELVGEPGRRLHTARSRNDQIATDLRLWVRGAIDRLDGELAAVQKALIEQAENGAELVMPGYTHLQAAQPVTLGHHMLAYVEMFGRDRGRLADARKRLNECPLGAAALAGTAFPIDRGMTAEALGFDAPTANSLDSVADRDFALEFLGAASIAATHLSRLSEELVIWCSEGFAFVELSDAFTTGSSIMPQKKNPDGAELVRAKAGRVIGGLINLLTVMKGLPMAYGKDMQEDKEPVFDAADTLELCLACTAGMIADMTPNAENLRAATQRGFLTATDLADWLVREAGMPFREAHHVTGRLVALAERTGRDLPELTLAEMQAEDARITEDIFGVLTVERSVASRTSLGGTAPDTVRAAAARARERFL, from the coding sequence ATCATGAGCGACGATCCCACAGCCAACGACGAGCAGCCGAGCGCCATCTGGGGCGGCCGCTTCACCGGCGGCCCCGCCGCGGCGATGCGCGCCATCAACCCGTCGATCGGCTTCGACCAGCGCTTGTACGCCGAGGACATCGACGCCAGCAAGGCGCACAGCGCCATGCTGGCGCATCAGGGCATCATAGCCGAAGCCGACGACGCAGCCATCCGCGACGGACTCGAGACCATTCGTCGCGAGATCGAGGCCGGCACCTTCACCTTCTCGGCCGCGCTGGAAGACATCCACATGAACGTGGAAGCGCGGCTGACGGAACTGGTGGGCGAGCCCGGCCGGCGCCTGCACACCGCGCGCTCGCGCAACGACCAGATCGCCACCGACCTGCGCCTGTGGGTGCGCGGCGCCATCGACCGCCTGGACGGCGAGCTGGCGGCGGTCCAGAAGGCCCTGATCGAGCAGGCCGAAAACGGTGCCGAGCTGGTGATGCCGGGCTACACCCACCTGCAGGCGGCGCAGCCCGTCACGCTCGGCCACCACATGCTCGCCTACGTCGAGATGTTCGGCCGCGACCGCGGACGCCTGGCGGACGCGCGCAAGCGCCTCAACGAATGCCCGCTGGGCGCGGCGGCGCTGGCGGGCACGGCCTTCCCCATCGACCGCGGGATGACCGCCGAAGCCCTCGGCTTCGACGCGCCCACGGCGAACAGCCTGGACAGCGTCGCCGACCGCGACTTCGCGCTGGAATTCCTCGGCGCCGCCAGCATCGCGGCGACGCACCTCTCGCGCCTTTCGGAAGAGCTGGTGATCTGGTGCAGCGAGGGCTTCGCCTTCGTCGAGCTGTCGGACGCCTTCACCACCGGCAGCTCCATCATGCCGCAGAAGAAGAACCCCGACGGCGCGGAGCTGGTGCGCGCCAAGGCGGGGCGCGTGATCGGCGGGCTGATCAACCTGCTGACCGTGATGAAGGGCCTGCCGATGGCCTACGGCAAGGACATGCAGGAGGACAAGGAGCCCGTCTTCGACGCGGCCGACACCCTGGAGCTGTGCCTCGCCTGCACCGCCGGCATGATCGCCGACATGACGCCCAACGCCGAAAACCTGCGCGCGGCCACGCAGCGCGGCTTCCTCACCGCCACGGACCTCGCCGACTGGCTGGTGCGCGAGGCGGGCATGCCCTTCCGCGAGGCGCACCACGTCACCGGCCGGCTGGTGGCGCTGGCCGAGCGCACGGGCCGCGACCTGCCGGAACTGACGCTGGCGGAGATGCAGGCGGAGGACGCGCGGATCACCGAGGACATCTTCGGCGTGCTGACCGTGGAGCGCAGCGTCGCCAGCCGCACCTCCCTCGGCGGCACGGCGCCCGACACCGTGCGCGCGGCGGCCGCCCGCGCGCGGGAGCGCTTCCTGTGA